One stretch of Longimicrobiales bacterium DNA includes these proteins:
- a CDS encoding magnesium transporter CorA family protein, whose translation MRAWLLTSTALTQLTAEDAARRIRGAPVPGELVLVDMLRPGEAEATLMREQMRLHPLAVEDVMRGRQRPKLDRYPRHYFVVFYGAAINRERRRVAFRELHVFIGAHFVVVASHYQIAEVQELVAYCRRFSSKLTTTGGLVHWLLDAIVDDYFPIVHDFSEKVTRLENETLTGERSPLDNLVGVRRELILFRRVVAPERDVIGTALRRDIVALEPELLPYFQDLRDHLERLTEEIDTLRELLSTVVEARNHAMSNSLNSTIRIMTAWSIILMSVTVIAGVYGMNFRNMPEIGWRHGYVFALAIMLFVGLGLFTYFRRRDWI comes from the coding sequence GTGCGCGCATGGCTGCTCACGTCGACGGCGTTGACTCAGCTCACTGCGGAGGACGCTGCGCGACGGATCCGCGGAGCGCCGGTCCCTGGCGAGCTCGTGCTGGTCGACATGCTGCGACCCGGCGAGGCTGAGGCGACCCTGATGCGCGAGCAGATGCGGCTGCATCCGCTCGCCGTCGAAGACGTGATGCGCGGGCGGCAGCGCCCGAAGCTGGACCGCTACCCGCGACACTACTTCGTGGTGTTCTATGGTGCGGCCATCAACCGGGAGCGCCGGCGCGTCGCGTTCCGTGAGCTGCACGTGTTCATCGGGGCCCACTTCGTCGTCGTCGCTTCCCACTACCAGATCGCCGAGGTACAGGAGCTGGTCGCGTACTGCAGGCGCTTCTCATCGAAGCTGACGACGACGGGCGGGCTGGTGCACTGGCTTCTCGATGCGATCGTGGACGATTACTTCCCGATCGTGCACGACTTCTCGGAGAAAGTGACGCGCCTCGAGAACGAGACGCTCACGGGCGAGCGCTCACCGCTCGACAACCTGGTCGGCGTGCGCCGCGAGCTCATCCTGTTCCGGCGCGTGGTCGCGCCGGAGCGGGACGTGATCGGTACCGCGCTGCGCCGCGACATCGTGGCGCTGGAACCGGAGCTGCTGCCGTACTTCCAGGACCTGCGCGACCACCTGGAGCGGCTGACCGAGGAGATCGACACGCTGCGCGAGCTGCTGTCCACGGTCGTGGAGGCACGGAACCACGCCATGTCGAACTCGCTGAACAGTACTATCCGCATCATGACCGCCTGGTCGATCATCCTGATGTCGGTCACGGTCATCGCCGGCGTGTACGGCATGAACTTCCGGAACATGCCGGAGATCGGGTGGCGGCACGGCTACGTGTTCGCCCTGGCAATCATGCTGTTCGTCGGGCTGGGCCTTTTCACGTACTTCCGTCGGCGCGACTGGATCTGA
- a CDS encoding amidohydrolase family protein → MRTRLLAWVLAAVGTPAAAQEVPTSWSAPADVAFVGVTVVPMDSERIIANQTVVVSNGVISAIGPVASTPVPSGAVRVDGSGRFLMPGLAEMHGHVPAQPGQFQEDVLFLYVAAGATTVRGMQGHPNHFAMRERVRSGELIGPRLFLSSPPFAGMGQNPLTDPAQARERVRSARAAGYDHLKVHEALSREVYDAMAETAREVGITFSGHVPDPVGLEHALEAGQATVDHLDNYLDAIQRDDSPALAMQGAARGQALPLHVDEEKIAWIARETREAGVGNVPTMALWEVLRGSHRGDELAGREELRYMPRQMLANWVQQVNTIHDGWDAAAAQAEREVRLRILEALHDEGALILMGTDAPQLFSVPGFSLQRELPLMVQAGMTPYEVLRTGTVNIARFYGEEDSAGTVQAGRRADLLLLDANPLEDVANIGRIRGVMVEGRWLDGEQLAARLDAIAQRAAAPAN, encoded by the coding sequence ATGAGGACTCGTCTGCTCGCGTGGGTACTGGCCGCTGTCGGGACGCCTGCGGCCGCACAGGAGGTGCCGACCTCGTGGAGCGCACCCGCGGACGTGGCATTCGTCGGTGTCACCGTGGTGCCGATGGACAGCGAGCGCATCATCGCGAACCAGACGGTGGTGGTGAGCAATGGCGTGATCAGCGCGATCGGGCCGGTGGCGAGCACGCCCGTTCCGTCCGGTGCGGTGCGCGTGGATGGTTCGGGCAGGTTTCTCATGCCCGGCCTCGCCGAGATGCACGGGCACGTGCCCGCGCAGCCCGGCCAGTTCCAGGAGGACGTGCTCTTCCTGTACGTCGCGGCCGGCGCAACGACAGTGCGCGGTATGCAGGGGCATCCCAACCATTTCGCCATGCGCGAGAGGGTGCGCTCGGGTGAGCTGATCGGACCGCGCCTGTTCCTCTCGAGTCCGCCGTTCGCGGGCATGGGCCAGAACCCGCTGACGGATCCTGCCCAAGCGCGGGAGCGCGTGCGCTCGGCTAGGGCCGCCGGCTATGACCACCTCAAGGTGCACGAAGCGCTCAGCCGCGAGGTGTACGACGCCATGGCCGAAACTGCGCGCGAAGTCGGCATCACCTTCAGCGGCCATGTCCCGGATCCCGTCGGGCTGGAGCATGCCCTGGAGGCCGGACAGGCGACGGTCGACCACCTGGACAATTACCTGGACGCGATCCAGCGCGATGATTCGCCCGCACTGGCGATGCAGGGCGCCGCCCGCGGCCAGGCACTGCCGCTCCACGTGGACGAGGAGAAGATCGCCTGGATCGCTCGCGAGACGCGCGAGGCGGGCGTCGGCAACGTCCCGACGATGGCGCTCTGGGAGGTCCTGCGCGGCAGCCATCGCGGCGACGAGCTGGCCGGGCGCGAAGAGCTGCGCTACATGCCGCGCCAGATGCTCGCCAACTGGGTGCAGCAGGTGAATACCATTCACGACGGCTGGGACGCCGCGGCCGCACAGGCCGAACGCGAAGTTCGGCTGCGCATTCTCGAGGCGCTGCACGACGAGGGCGCGCTGATCCTCATGGGCACGGACGCACCGCAGCTCTTCAGCGTCCCCGGATTCTCACTGCAGCGGGAGCTGCCGCTGATGGTGCAGGCGGGCATGACACCCTACGAGGTGCTGCGCACCGGCACCGTCAACATCGCGCGCTTCTACGGAGAGGAAGACAGCGCGGGCACGGTGCAGGCAGGCCGCCGTGCGGACCTGCTGCTGCTCGATGCGAACCCGCTCGAGGACGTGGCCAACATCGGCCGCATACGCGGCGTGATGGTCGAGGGCCGCTGGCTGGACGGTGAACAGCTCGCAGCGCGCCTGGACGCGATCGCACAGCGGGCGGCTGCGCCAGCGAACTGA
- a CDS encoding NAD(P)/FAD-dependent oxidoreductase — MAEAPVVVVGAGPAGLAAAHELRVRRIPFRLLERGSSVGASWTRLYDSLRLHTGKHLSALPGLRFGRDVPLFPTRDHFVDYLERYARRFALDAETGTSVTRIDHDGRWLVRTTGEAIEARAVVIATGIISEPVVPDIAGRADFQGRVLHSVEYRRPAPFAGRRALVVGVGNSGGEIGSELARAGVDTTIAVRSGANVVPLTIMGIPIQYLSVYVRKLPRPVQEQVVAMVGRISEKRRGPPVLPRTRHSPLDAIPLIGFHLVDEIRAGRIAVRPAIERFTPSGVRFSDGTEEAFDDVILATGFRAALGPVEHLVRRDQKGFALRTDRVRSADNRCLYFVGQNYDSSGGLQNIARDAPLAARAIEEDS; from the coding sequence ATGGCTGAGGCTCCCGTCGTCGTGGTGGGTGCGGGGCCGGCCGGTCTCGCGGCCGCACACGAGCTGCGCGTCCGCCGCATTCCATTCCGGCTGCTGGAGCGGGGCAGCAGCGTGGGCGCGTCCTGGACGCGGCTCTACGACTCCCTGCGACTGCACACCGGCAAACACCTCTCGGCCCTGCCCGGGCTGCGCTTCGGCCGCGACGTGCCGCTCTTTCCGACACGCGACCACTTCGTCGATTACCTGGAACGCTACGCCCGCCGTTTTGCACTCGACGCGGAGACGGGCACCAGCGTCACGCGCATCGACCACGACGGTCGCTGGCTCGTACGCACGACCGGCGAAGCGATCGAGGCGCGCGCGGTCGTGATCGCAACTGGCATCATCAGCGAGCCCGTGGTCCCGGACATCGCCGGGCGCGCGGACTTCCAGGGGCGCGTGCTGCACTCGGTCGAGTACCGCCGGCCGGCGCCCTTTGCCGGGCGGCGTGCGCTGGTGGTCGGCGTCGGCAACAGTGGCGGTGAGATCGGCAGTGAGCTCGCGCGCGCGGGTGTGGACACCACGATCGCGGTACGCTCAGGGGCCAATGTCGTGCCGCTCACGATCATGGGCATCCCGATCCAGTACCTGTCCGTCTACGTGCGCAAGCTGCCGCGTCCCGTGCAGGAACAGGTCGTCGCGATGGTTGGCCGGATCAGCGAGAAGCGGCGCGGCCCGCCCGTGCTGCCCCGCACGCGGCACTCACCGCTCGATGCGATTCCGCTGATCGGTTTTCACCTGGTCGACGAGATCCGCGCCGGTCGGATCGCGGTGCGCCCGGCCATCGAACGCTTCACGCCGAGCGGCGTACGGTTCAGCGATGGGACCGAGGAAGCCTTCGACGACGTCATCCTCGCGACGGGCTTCCGCGCCGCGCTCGGCCCCGTCGAGCACCTGGTTCGTCGCGATCAGAAGGGCTTTGCGCTGCGCACCGACCGCGTGCGCAGCGCCGACAACCGCTGTCTCTACTTCGTCGGGCAGAACTACGACTCGTCCGGCGGGCTGCAGAACATCGCGCGCGATGCACCGCTTGCAGCACGCGCCATCGAGGAGGACAGCTGA
- a CDS encoding nucleoside deaminase: MSALPEIRIVNPAWVADVVDVNGTYSDDESRMRVAVRLAHGNVVHDTGGPFGAAVFDADGRIAGLGVNMVVPSNNSSLHAEMVAFMMAQARVGSYTLGAPGMSEHVLYTSCEPCAMCLGATFWSGVKRVFFAATRQDASELFDEGPVFRASYAYLEERGIRFRGGLLREEGRAALELYRDRHGERYNG, from the coding sequence ATGAGCGCCCTCCCGGAAATCCGGATCGTGAACCCCGCGTGGGTCGCGGACGTCGTCGACGTGAACGGCACCTATTCCGACGATGAAAGTCGCATGCGTGTGGCCGTGCGTCTCGCGCACGGCAACGTGGTGCACGACACCGGCGGCCCGTTCGGCGCCGCCGTTTTCGATGCCGACGGGCGCATTGCCGGTCTCGGCGTGAACATGGTCGTGCCGTCCAACAACAGCTCGCTGCACGCGGAGATGGTCGCCTTCATGATGGCGCAGGCACGTGTCGGCTCGTACACGCTCGGCGCGCCCGGCATGTCCGAGCACGTGCTGTATACGTCATGCGAACCGTGTGCGATGTGCCTGGGTGCAACATTCTGGAGTGGTGTGAAGCGGGTGTTCTTCGCTGCGACACGCCAGGATGCCAGCGAGCTGTTCGACGAGGGACCCGTTTTCCGCGCCAGCTACGCGTACCTGGAGGAACGCGGCATCCGCTTCCGCGGGGGGCTGCTGCGGGAGGAGGGGCGCGCCGCGCTGGAGCTGTACCGCGACCGGCACGGCGAACGCTACAATGGCTGA